The following are encoded together in the Lactuca sativa cultivar Salinas chromosome 1, Lsat_Salinas_v11, whole genome shotgun sequence genome:
- the LOC111904169 gene encoding bidirectional sugar transporter SWEET1 yields MGAVSILHTVFGIFGDATGLFLFLAPTITFKRILKNKSTEQFSGIPYPMTLLNCLLSAWYGLPFISKNNTLVTVINGTGAVIESIYVLIFILHAPKKEKAKILGLVTFVLAAFSSVALVSVFALHGKTRRYFCGFAAAIFSVIMYGSPLSIMMTVIRTKSVEYMPFFLSLFVFLCGTSWFVFGLLGNDPFVYVCNGFGSVLGALQLILYAIYRKNKGGQKDDKPAANEGGSSAMEMGFVNGKEKTTAEQPQQDNNGV; encoded by the exons ATGGGCGCCGTTTCTATTTTGCATACAGTTTTTGGCATTTTCG GAGATGCAACTGGTCTGTTCCTCTTCCTCGCACCAAC GATTACGTTTAAGAGGATACTCAAGAACAAATCAACCGAACAGTTCTCAGGGATTCCCTACCCCATGACCTTGCTCAACTGCCTACTCTCTGCCTG GTATGGACTACCATTCATTTCGAAAAACAACACACTGGTGACAGTTATCAACGGAACAGGAGCAGTGATCGAGTCTATCTATGTGTTGATTTTCATACTACACGCACCGAAGAAGGAGAAGGCGAAGATCCTTGGGTTGGTCACCTTCGTTCTCGCCGCCTTCTCTTCCGTCGCCTTAGTTTCCGTTTTTGCACTCCACGGCAAGACTCGCCGGTATTTCTGCGGTTTCGCCGCCGCCATTTTCTCCGTCATCATGTACGGCTCGCCCCTCTCCATCATG ATGACAGTGATCAGGACGAAGAGTGTGGAGTACATGCCTTTTTTCCTGTCATTGTTTGTTTTCTTGTGTGGTACATCTTGGTTTGTATTTGGACTACTCGGAAACGACCCTTTTGTCTAT GTATGCAACGGATTCGGAAGCGTATTAGGTGCACTTCAATTGATTTTGTACGCCATTTATAGAAAGAACAAGGGAGGACAGAAGGACGATAAACCAGCGGCCAATGAAGGCGGCAGCTCCGCCATGGAAATGGGGTTCGTCAATGGGAAAGAAAAGACCACCGCCGAACAACCACAGCAGGATAACAATGGAGTGTAA